A stretch of Elephas maximus indicus isolate mEleMax1 chromosome 20, mEleMax1 primary haplotype, whole genome shotgun sequence DNA encodes these proteins:
- the LOC126063788 gene encoding olfactory receptor 10AG1-like — translation MEFVLLGFVDMPHLQWFLFGLFLIIYIIILMSNGTIFLIIKMDPALQSPMYFFLANFSFLEICYVSATLPRMLMNLGTQRRRISVVACATQMCFALIFGGTECLLLAVMAYDLYMAICNPLHYPLVMSNRVCILLATGSWTTGIPVTIGRTYQIFSLPFCRSKQINHFFCDIPPILKLACGDAFVNEMLVYTVAVLFVMVPFLLILDSYSKIISIILRLPSGTSRAKAFSTCSSHLMVVMLFFGSGIIAYLRPNSRHSEETDKVLSLFYAILTPMLNPMIYSLRNKDVIIALRKLLCK, via the coding sequence ATGGAGTTTGTTCTCTTGGGCTTTGTTGACATGCCCCATCTCCAGTggtttctttttggattgtttttaATCATCTATATTATTATCCTGATGAGCAATGGCACCATATTTCTAATAATAAAAATGGATCCTGCTCTCCAGagccctatgtattttttcctagcaaatttttccttcttggaaatctGCTATGTATCAGCTACTCTCCCCAGAATGCTGATGAATCTAGGGACACAGAGAAGAAGAATTTCCGTGGTTGCCTGTGCTACGCAAATGTGCTTTGCCCTTATATTTGGAGGCACAGAGTGTTTGCTCctggcagtgatggcctatgaccttTATAtggccatttgtaaccctctgcACTATCCTCTAGTCATGAGCAACAGGGTCTGTATCCTGTTGGCGACTGGGTCCTGGACCACTGGAATCCCAGTTACGATAGGGCGTACCTATCAAATTTTCTCTCTACCTTTTTGTAGATCTAAACAAAttaaccacttcttctgtgacattcCCCCAATACTCAAGCTGGCTTGTGGGGACGCCTTCGTAAATGAGATGTTGGTCTACACAGTTGCTGTTTTATTTGTAATGGTTCCATTTCTGTTGATACTTGACTCCTACAGTAAAAtcatctccatcatcctgaggTTGCCATCAGGCACAAGTCGagccaaagccttctccacctgctcaTCTCATCTTATGGTTGTGATGTTATTCTTTGGATCAGGCATTATTGCATACTTAAGACCCAACAGCAGACACTCAGAGGAAACTGACAAAGTTCTATCTCTTTTCTACGCTATCCTAACTCCTATGCTTAATCCCATGATATATAGCCTAAGGAACAAGGATGTCATAATTGCACTGAGAAAATTGCTATGTAAATAA